Proteins from a genomic interval of Lolium perenne isolate Kyuss_39 chromosome 1, Kyuss_2.0, whole genome shotgun sequence:
- the LOC127315033 gene encoding protein farnesyltransferase/geranylgeranyltransferase type-1 subunit alpha-like has translation MATHWTACRSRRRGLRDHRSTREGGPPAMASSSGEEDGARMSAGARELADMAPVPLSDRACPVVSIACRGFRAFYVDGKCCARALCLTVETIYGSTSSPHLNNTIWYFRRVVLEALV, from the exons ATGGCGACTCACTGGACCGCCTGTAGGAGCAGGCGCCGCGGACTACGGGACCACAGGAGTACCCGCGAGGGCGGTCCTCCAGCCATGGCGTCGTCGTCGGGGGAGGAAGACGGGGCGAGGATGAGTGCTGGCGCCCGGGAGCTGGCGGACATGGCGCCGGTGCCCCTGAGCGACCGGGCCTGCCCCGTGGTCTCCATCGCCTGTCGCGGCTTCCGTGCCTTCTACGTCGACGGCAAGTGCTGCGCTCGCGCCCTCTGCCTTACAGTCGAGACCATCTACGGATCTACCTCAAGCCCCCATCTCAACAACACG ATCTGGTATTTCAGGCGTGTTGTTCTTGAGGCACTGGTCTGA